One Littorina saxatilis isolate snail1 linkage group LG12, US_GU_Lsax_2.0, whole genome shotgun sequence genomic region harbors:
- the LOC138982947 gene encoding uncharacterized protein yields the protein MFCFKIDLHGCQGPTFELAAWDEDDAEDDFVVFALLDQPERRAYEGQFALDHFTAIECEDLFRFSAEEIRRLCALLGMQRTMQAPNGMNNQGTKASGLEVLCICLRRLAYPCRFADVSQMFHRPKPELCVLFKVGIDFIYDQFSDKLTNLNQPWLTVPQLERYCAAIHAKGAPLEFCWGMVDGTIRSMCRPGHLQQEVYNGHKRVHSLKFQCVVTPNGLVANVFGPLVCRRHDAALLNGSGILEHMQQHMVTPTGDEMYLYGDRAYPLTPNLMRPYRGQITEEQQAFNTEMSRVRNSVEWEFSKIVGLWAFLDFKKNLKLFLSPVGKLYLVGVLLSNCHTCLHGSEPSQFFGLNPPTLEEYLY from the exons atgttttgttttaagatcGATCTTCATGGATGCCAGGGACCAACTTTTGAGCTTGCGGCGTGGGACGAGGATGACGCAGAAGATGATTTTGTTGTCTTCGCACTGCTTGATCAG CCAGAAAGAAGGGCCTATGAGGGTCAGTTCGCCCTCGATCACTTCACAGCCATCGAATGTGAGGACTTATTTCGCTTCAGCGCGGAAGAGATTCGGAGACTGTGCGCCCTTCTGGGAATGCAGAGGACTATGCAGGCGCCTAATGGAATGAACAATCAAGGAACCAAGGCCAGTG GATTGGAGGTGCTCTGCATCTGTCTGCGGAGGTTGGCTTACCCATGCCGGTTTGCTGATGTTTCGCAGATGTTTCATCGTCCCAAGCCGgagttgtgtgtgctgttcaaggTAGGTATCGACTTCATCTATGATCAgttttctgacaaactaacaaaccTCAATCAGCCATGGCTGACAGTGCCCCAACTGGAACGGTACTGTGCAGCTATACATGCCAAGGGGGCTCCTCTGGAGTTTTGTTGGGGGATGGTTGACGGCACAATACGATCAATGTGTCGCCCAGGCCATTTGCAACAAGAAGTGTACAATGGCCATAAGAGGGTGCACTCTCTAAAGTTTCAGTGTGTCGTGACACCAAATGGCCTTGTGGCAAATGTTTTTGGGCCCTTGGTTTGTCGACGACATGACGCAGCTTTGCTGAATGGTAGTGGCATTCTTGAACACATGCAGCAGCACATGGTCACTCCAACAGGAGATGAAATGTACCTGTATGGGGACCGAGCCTACCCCTTGACCCCTAACTTGATGAGGCCGTACCGTGGACAGATCACAGAAGAGCAACAGGCCTTCAACACAGAAATGAGCAGGGTGAGAAACTCTGTTGAATGGGAATTTTCAAAAATTGTTGGGCTGTGGGCATTTTTGGATTTCAAAAAAAATTTGAAGCTGTTCTTGTCCCCTGTAGGGAAACTCTACCTGGTTGGAGTTTTGTTGTCCAACTGTCATACTTGCCTACATGGCAGTGAGCCATCACAGTTCTTTGGACTGAATCCACCAACACTGGAGGAGTATCTCTACTAA